A window of Synechococcus sp. WH 8109 genomic DNA:
CACCCGCCAGCAGCACGCCTCCCAGGGCTGAAACAGCCCAACTTCCCGCACGCACCAAGCGTGCTCGAGGCCCCGCCAAGAGAGAGGAGGGAAGCACCAGCGGTAGGCCAAAGCCCATCACCAGCGCCAGGATCAGGCCGGCGGCGTGGGCCAGGGGAACACTGCGCACAAACTGCTGCAAAATCAAACTGACACCCCAGGTCGCTAACAACGTCTCCAACGGACTTCCGTAAAGACGTCGAATCACTGTGCGTTCTAAGAGGATGCCAACAACTCCACTGACGACAAACGCCAAAGGAATTGCTACTAATACATAGAGGCTGTAAATTGGCTGAAAAGTAGGAAGCTTAAACACCATTTGCACCACATAAGTGGTGTAAGCACCGAGCATAATTAACTCACCATGGGCAAGATTAATCACGCCCATCAAACCAAAAACGATGGCCAATCCAAGAGCCGCCATCATCAGCACTGAGCCGATTGCGACACCATTAAAAAGGCTTTCTAGCAGCAGTTGCACGAGCTGAATTGAAGAGCAAAAAGGCAAGAAGGGAGGAGCCCGTTACCGAACCCCTCCCTTGAATCACAAGAAAATCAAAATGTCTGAGATTCAGACATCAGAGCTTGTACTTGCCACCTTTTGAGGCATCAGTCCAATCACAAGCGAAACCTTTGGAATCAGGGTGAATTTGATTCCAGGCCTGGGGTGCAATCGGGCCATCGGTGGACTCGAGAATGTCGAACTGACCATCTTTGGTGATCTGACCAATGCGCACGGTCTGAGACAGGTGGTGATTCGGCATCACCTTCACAGGACCTTGGGGAGCATCAAACTCGATGCCCACCAGAGCTTCACGCACCTTGTTGTCGTCAAAGCTGTTGGCTTTTTCGACAGCAGCCTTCCACAGGTAAACCATGTTGTATGCCGACTCCTGGGGGTCAGCGACCTGACGATCAGCGCCGTACTTGGCTTTGAAATCAGCCGCGAACTTCTTGGAGGCTGGGGTGTCAATCGACATCATGTAGTTCCAAGCGCCGTAATGGCCTTCAAGGAACTCAGCTCCAATCGTGCTGATTTCTTCTTCTGCGATGGAGTAGTTCATCACGTAGTAGCCATTGGCTGGTGTGATGCCGGCATCCTGAATCTGCTTGAAGAAAGCAACGTTTTGGTCGCCATTCAAGGTGTTGATGATCACGCCACCATCAGGAAGCGCCTTCTTGATTTTGGCGATGATTGGAGCAACTTCTGTATTGCCGAGGGGTAGGTAGTCCTCACCAACAACGGTGCCGCCAAGTTGTGCAACTTGGGATTTGGTAATCGTGTTCGAAGTACGCGGGAACACGTAGTCGGAACCAACCAGGAAGAAGGGCTTGCCAGCGGCAGGCGACTTCTCAAACATGAATTTGGTTGCCGGCTCCGACTGCTGGTTCGGAGTTGCACCCGTATAGAAGATGTTGTTGGAACACTCCTGAGCCTCGTACTGAATCGGGTAGTAGAGGAAAGCGTCCTTCGATTCATAAACCGGAAGCATTGCCTTCCGGCTAGCTGAGGTCCAACCACCGAAGACGACGGGAACTTGGTCCTGGTCGATCAGCTTCTTGGACTTCTCAGCGAAGGTGGGCCAATCGGATGCACCATCTTCGACGATGTATTCGATTTTGTACTTCTTGCCGTCAACCTCAACACCACCTGCGGCATTGATCTCATCGATCGCCATTTTCTCAGTGTCCACCAGGGTGGACTCGGAGATGGCCATGGTGCCGGTCAGCGAGTGCAGGATGCCAACGGTGACGCTGTCGTCGTACTCAACGTTGGAAGCCTTGTCGCCACCACCACAGGCGGTCACGGCAAGACCCAGCGATGCCGCTGCCATGCCAGCAAACAGACGCTTGGAAAGAGGGGTGCTCATGAAATGAAGGGGCACTTAAAAGCTTGGACGCGTGAAACGTCCTGAAATCTGACCATCGCCACTGGAGCGAATTCAAAATGTCACAACGGGAACACTTTTGACTCCAAAAGCTTGTGTTTTCATGATTTTGGTAGCTGTTGCAACAAGAACCCCACCACCTGCTCTAGGCCTTCCCCGCTTTGGAGATTGGTGAAACACCAGGGCCGCTCGCCACGCATCCGCAGGGTGTCCTGTTCCATCACCGAGAGATCGGCACCGACCTGGGGAGCTAGATCAATCTTGTTGATCACCAGCAGATCAGAGCGGGTGATGCCTGGGCCTCCCTTGCGAGGGATCTTGTCGCCAGCTGCCACGTCAATCACATAAACGCAGAGATCCACCAGTTCCGGGCTGAAGCTCGCCGCCAGGTTGTCGCCACCGCTTTCAACCAGAACAAGATCCAGATCCGGAAACTGCGCCTCCAGCTCTGCCACAGCGGCTCTGTTGATCGAACAGTCTTCGCGGATCGCCGTGTGAGGGCAACCACCGGTCTCGACCCCACGGATCCGCTCGGGATCCAGTGCACCGGCACGGGTGAGGAACTGGGCATCCTCCTGGGTGTAGATGTCATTGGTGACCACCGCGAGCTGCAGGTCGTCACGCAAGCGGCGACAGAGCGCCTCCACCAGTGCGGTCTTGCCGGATCCCACAGGACCCGCCACCCCCAGTCGCAGTTTGCTGCTCATCAGCTTCGAAACAGGCGTGAATACAGCTCAGCATGGGCAAGCTGAGCCATGCCCGCACCCACACCACTGCTCCAGAGCTGCTGCGGATCGGCCACCTGAAGCAACTGCGCTTGCAAGGCAATCAGCGGCAGCAGCCGTTGTTGCAACACCTGTGCTCGGGATGGCCCCAACGGCAGCAGCCGCACGGAGGCACTGAGCTGGTTGGCAACCCAGCCGTAGAGGTACCCCTCCACCATGTCTCCCGCTGGAACCGACAAGCCCACAGCGGCCCAGGCCCAGGCCGCTGGCCAGCTCAAGACCACAGGTTCAGGCAGGTCCTGGCCCATGTCAGACATCAACTGCAGCAGCGACATCCCCATCTGACGCTGCTGAGCTCGCAACTCCGCGGCTTCACGGGTGGCCAACAGCCAACCATCCAGATCGATCAAACGCTCCTTGGCCGCAACATCGGCCTGGGTTGACCACCCCACCAAAGCCTCCGCAAAAGGCCTCAACGCCGCGGCTTCTAGCCTCACTGCGCCCCGTTGCAGTTCAGCCTCCAACCAAGCCTGAATGGCCTGCTCATCGGCGATGGATCCCGCCTGAATCAACACCTCCAGGCCCTCTGAATAGCTGAAGGCACCCACAGGCAGGGCCGGGCTGACCAGTTGCAACAAGGCCAGGGAAGTCATCCGTGCTGATGGCCTCCGTAGGCGCCGCCCTCGGGGGCAAACGGCTGGAGACAGGGGCTGACCGTCAATCCACGCCCTTCCAGCATCGTGGCGAGAACGGAATCCTCAGGCAGCAACAGCTCTTTCTCATGGAGCTCCAGGGCGACATGGCGATTGCCCAGGTGATAAGCCGCCTGCAACAGCTCCAGGGGATGCGACCCCTGCACCCGAAGCAAAGCTTCCGGCGCTGCCGTCACCTCCACAACGGTCGACCCGGACTGATCCCCCAGCAGATCACCAGGCTGCAGCGATCCCTCACGGGGCAACTGCAGCAGCACCGGACGACCACAGGAGGTGGTGCGACGACCTCGAAGCACCGTGCGCTCCTCGGCCGTTAACGGCAACTGCAGGGTTGCCTTGACACTGCTGCTCTGCAAGCGCTGCCCCAGCACGACCACCGCATCCGTCACCTGCGCCTCCTCTCCAGTTCCTTCAAGAAAGCGTGCCGATCAATCACCCGCTCTTTGGTGTGCATTGCTACAGAGTCGAAGGCGGTGGCGGCGGAGCGTGAGCCCATGCAACGTCTTGATCCTTGGCACGGCCGCTGCGACCTGCAGTTTCATGCCACCAACGACAGCACCCGACACCAGGGGGGCTGCACAGCTCCGTTCAAGTTGCTCCGCAGTGAACGCGGTGATGACGGACGCTGTGAGCTGCCGGTGCTGCATACCGCTGGAGGCCTGGTGGGCGGCGATCAACTCAGCCTGGACATCAAGCTTGAAGCGAACAGCCGCTGCCTGATCACCAGCGTGGCGGCGCAGAAGGTTTATGGGTCGATCGGCCGCAGCCGCCTGCAACCCGAGGGTTGCTTTGCCCATCAACAGGTGCGCTGCTCGCTGGCCAGCGGCAGTGATCTCGAATGGCTGCCACAGGAACTGGTGCTGTACGCCGATGCCTTGTTCGAGCAGCAGCTGACGGTGACCCTGCCCCAGGACGCGTCCTTTCTCAGCGCAGAGATCGTGCGCTTGGGCAGAACGGCCGCCGGTGAAACCCTGGAGCAGGGACGGTGGCAGTCGAGCCTCACCATTCAGCGCCGCGCGGCCAACAGCTCAACCTGGGAGCTAGCGGATCGCGTGGAACTCGGCAGCGCCAGCCTGGACAGCCCACACGGGTTGGGAGGCGCCCCGGTGTTTGGAACACTGGTTTGGGCCGCACCGATGGCCATGGGTGCCGAAACAACAGCAACGCTGCTGGAGGGAGCGCGGGCCGACCGAGAGGGTCTGACGGGAACGATGCGCTGCGGTGCCCTCAATCAGGGCCTGATCGCCCGCTATTCCGGCGATTCGAGCCGCGACGCCCGCTTTTGGTTCAGCCGAATCTGGGAACGGACGCGAACGCTCCGGGGCCTGACACGGCCTCGCATCCCCAGGGTCTGGCCCCTGCAGGAACAGCCTCTGCGCCGACAAACGTCCACTGTGAACGCTTTCGATGCTGTAGCGGAGACAGACTGAAGAAGACCGAGCTTCGCCATGCATCTCAGTCCCCAGGAAAAGGACAAGCTCCTGATCGTGACCGCAGCACTGCTTGCCGAGCGGCGCTTGAACCGTGGCCTCAAGCTCAACCACCCCGAAGCGGTGGCCTGGCTGAGTTTTCTGGTGCTGGAAGGCGCCCGTGACGGCAAGAGCGTGGCGGAGCTGATGCAGGAAGGCACCACCTGGCTGCGTCAAGACCAGGTGATGGAGGGCGTGCCCGAGCTCGTCCATGAGGTGCAGATCGAAGCCGTCTTCCCCGATGGCACCAAGCTCGTCACCCTGCACGACCCGATTCGCTGAGGCAGAACCCATGGCACCTCTCATTCCAGGAGAACTGCTTCCTGAACCCGGTGAACTGGAGCTGAATGCAGGCCGACCCGTCACCACGGTGAGCGTCTCCAACAGCGGCGACCGGCCGGTACAGGTGGGCTCTCATTTCCATTTCGCCGAAGCCAACGCCGCCCTGCAGTTCGACCGGGCCGCAGCCCGCGGACAACGGCTCGACATCCCCGCCGGCACCGCCATCCGCTTCGAACCCGGCGACAGTCGCGACGTGAACCTGATTCCCTTCGCCGGTGCGCGACGCGTCATCGGCTTCAACGGCCAGATCAACGGACCCCTCAACGCCTGACCCATGCCCTACCGCATTTCCCGCCAGGCCTACGCCGAGACTTACGGACCCACTACCGGAGACAGACTTCGTCTGGCCGACACCGATCTGATCCTTGAAGTCGAGAAGGACTACACCGTCTACGGCGATGAGGTGAAGTTCGGCGGCGGCAAGGTGATCCGCGACGGCATGGGCCAGTCCCAGACCCCTCGGGCCGAGGGCGCCGTCGACACAGTGATCACCAATGCCTTGATCCTCGACTGGTGGGGCATCGTCAAAGCCGATGTCGGCCTCAAAGACGGCCGGATCATCGGCATCGGCAAAGCCGGCAACCCCGACACCCAGGAAGGGGTGACGATCGTGGTGGGCCCAGGCACCGAAGCCATCGCCGGGGAAGGACACATCCTCACGGCCGGTGGCATCGACACCCACATCCACTTCATCTGCCCCCAGCAGATCGAAACGGCCCTGGCCAGCGGCGTCACCACCCTGATGGGAGGCGGCACCGGACCGGCCACGGGCACCAATGCCACCACCTGCACCCCCGGCGCCTTCC
This region includes:
- the urtA gene encoding urea ABC transporter substrate-binding protein, with amino-acid sequence MSTPLSKRLFAGMAAASLGLAVTACGGGDKASNVEYDDSVTVGILHSLTGTMAISESTLVDTEKMAIDEINAAGGVEVDGKKYKIEYIVEDGASDWPTFAEKSKKLIDQDQVPVVFGGWTSASRKAMLPVYESKDAFLYYPIQYEAQECSNNIFYTGATPNQQSEPATKFMFEKSPAAGKPFFLVGSDYVFPRTSNTITKSQVAQLGGTVVGEDYLPLGNTEVAPIIAKIKKALPDGGVIINTLNGDQNVAFFKQIQDAGITPANGYYVMNYSIAEEEISTIGAEFLEGHYGAWNYMMSIDTPASKKFAADFKAKYGADRQVADPQESAYNMVYLWKAAVEKANSFDDNKVREALVGIEFDAPQGPVKVMPNHHLSQTVRIGQITKDGQFDILESTDGPIAPQAWNQIHPDSKGFACDWTDASKGGKYKL
- the ureG gene encoding urease accessory protein UreG; the encoded protein is MSSKLRLGVAGPVGSGKTALVEALCRRLRDDLQLAVVTNDIYTQEDAQFLTRAGALDPERIRGVETGGCPHTAIREDCSINRAAVAELEAQFPDLDLVLVESGGDNLAASFSPELVDLCVYVIDVAAGDKIPRKGGPGITRSDLLVINKIDLAPQVGADLSVMEQDTLRMRGERPWCFTNLQSGEGLEQVVGFLLQQLPKS
- a CDS encoding urease accessory protein UreF, translated to MTSLALLQLVSPALPVGAFSYSEGLEVLIQAGSIADEQAIQAWLEAELQRGAVRLEAAALRPFAEALVGWSTQADVAAKERLIDLDGWLLATREAAELRAQQRQMGMSLLQLMSDMGQDLPEPVVLSWPAAWAWAAVGLSVPAGDMVEGYLYGWVANQLSASVRLLPLGPSRAQVLQQRLLPLIALQAQLLQVADPQQLWSSGVGAGMAQLAHAELYSRLFRS
- the ureE gene encoding urease accessory protein UreE; this encodes MTDAVVVLGQRLQSSSVKATLQLPLTAEERTVLRGRRTTSCGRPVLLQLPREGSLQPGDLLGDQSGSTVVEVTAAPEALLRVQGSHPLELLQAAYHLGNRHVALELHEKELLLPEDSVLATMLEGRGLTVSPCLQPFAPEGGAYGGHQHG
- a CDS encoding urease accessory protein UreD, with the translated sequence MQRLDPWHGRCDLQFHATNDSTRHQGGCTAPFKLLRSERGDDGRCELPVLHTAGGLVGGDQLSLDIKLEANSRCLITSVAAQKVYGSIGRSRLQPEGCFAHQQVRCSLASGSDLEWLPQELVLYADALFEQQLTVTLPQDASFLSAEIVRLGRTAAGETLEQGRWQSSLTIQRRAANSSTWELADRVELGSASLDSPHGLGGAPVFGTLVWAAPMAMGAETTATLLEGARADREGLTGTMRCGALNQGLIARYSGDSSRDARFWFSRIWERTRTLRGLTRPRIPRVWPLQEQPLRRQTSTVNAFDAVAETD
- a CDS encoding urease subunit gamma: MHLSPQEKDKLLIVTAALLAERRLNRGLKLNHPEAVAWLSFLVLEGARDGKSVAELMQEGTTWLRQDQVMEGVPELVHEVQIEAVFPDGTKLVTLHDPIR
- a CDS encoding urease subunit beta; the encoded protein is MAPLIPGELLPEPGELELNAGRPVTTVSVSNSGDRPVQVGSHFHFAEANAALQFDRAAARGQRLDIPAGTAIRFEPGDSRDVNLIPFAGARRVIGFNGQINGPLNA